One stretch of Amycolatopsis tolypomycina DNA includes these proteins:
- a CDS encoding cutinase family protein, translating into MIRVPKKRLSSAAAAVGLAVAGLTVAAAPAASAAPCTDIDVAVARGTGEPGTLGLIVGDPVFSAVQNRLRPRSVSSYRVDYPADLGQPASVQKGNTDLVNHVRTQAAACPSQRFVLVGYSQGANVVDNSIGISSAGAIVGGPIVATIPADLAPRIAAILLFGNPIRAIGRSVTGTYQSRTKDYCALGDPICQAGGFNILAHLSYGDNANDAAAFAASKV; encoded by the coding sequence ATGATTCGCGTACCCAAGAAGCGCCTGTCGTCCGCCGCGGCCGCCGTCGGCCTCGCCGTCGCCGGGCTCACGGTCGCCGCCGCACCGGCCGCGTCCGCCGCGCCGTGCACCGACATCGACGTCGCGGTGGCCCGCGGCACGGGCGAACCCGGCACGCTGGGCCTCATCGTCGGCGACCCGGTGTTCTCGGCCGTGCAGAACCGGCTGCGCCCGCGGTCGGTGAGCAGCTACCGCGTCGACTACCCCGCCGACCTCGGCCAGCCCGCCTCGGTGCAGAAGGGCAACACCGACCTGGTCAACCACGTGCGCACGCAGGCCGCGGCCTGCCCGTCCCAGCGGTTCGTCCTGGTCGGCTACTCCCAGGGCGCGAACGTGGTGGACAACTCGATCGGCATCAGCAGCGCCGGCGCGATCGTCGGCGGCCCGATCGTCGCGACCATCCCGGCGGACCTGGCCCCCCGGATCGCGGCGATCCTGTTGTTCGGCAACCCGATCCGCGCGATCGGCCGTTCGGTCACCGGCACCTACCAGAGCCGCACCAAGGACTACTGCGCCCTGGGCGACCCGATCTGCCAGGCGGGCGGCTTCAACATCCTGGCCCACCTGAGCTACGGCGACAACGCCAACGACGCGGCCGCCTTCGCCGCGAGCAAGGTCTGA
- a CDS encoding lipase family protein has translation MLSALLTCCLVALGVAAASPPAGAAPLLPGPFDDSFYTPPSPLPAGKPGDVIRWRPTVPLLNALNADAWQVMYLSTNALGNRNAVTGTILVPKGVDPARAPIIGYAVGTQGPAFKCTASKAMERGTLYDQPAINDSLSSGYAVAVTDYEGYSPATVPTYITGQSMGPAVIDSVRAAQDLPATRLSRGAKVIFQGYSQGGGGSMWAGEKQPAYAPELNVVGVVAGGVPADLTEVSKGLDGYLGFGFLAFAAVGLDAAYPDLRLDSFLNETGRQQLADAKKNACTAELLLNYSFKKISDFTTSNPLGTPQWQARLAQNKLGANPPRVPVFQYHASVDEIVNTPQAEALHRAYCAAGVREQWTTYVAEHASGILAGNADAHQWIVKRFNGEPAPANC, from the coding sequence GTGCTTTCGGCGCTCCTGACCTGCTGCCTGGTGGCGCTGGGCGTGGCGGCCGCGAGCCCGCCCGCCGGCGCGGCGCCGCTGCTGCCCGGACCGTTCGACGACTCGTTCTACACCCCGCCGTCGCCGCTCCCGGCAGGCAAACCGGGTGACGTCATCCGCTGGCGGCCCACGGTACCGCTGCTGAACGCGCTCAACGCCGACGCCTGGCAGGTCATGTACCTCTCGACCAACGCGCTCGGGAACCGGAACGCCGTGACCGGCACGATCCTCGTGCCCAAGGGCGTCGACCCGGCCAGGGCGCCGATCATCGGCTACGCCGTCGGCACGCAGGGCCCGGCGTTCAAGTGCACGGCGTCGAAGGCGATGGAACGCGGCACGCTGTACGACCAGCCGGCCATCAACGACTCGCTGTCCAGCGGCTACGCGGTCGCCGTGACCGACTACGAGGGCTATTCGCCGGCGACCGTGCCGACCTACATCACCGGGCAGTCCATGGGCCCGGCCGTGATCGACTCGGTGCGCGCGGCGCAGGACCTGCCGGCCACCCGGCTGTCCCGCGGCGCCAAGGTGATCTTCCAGGGCTACTCGCAGGGCGGCGGCGGATCGATGTGGGCCGGGGAGAAGCAGCCCGCGTACGCGCCGGAGCTGAACGTCGTCGGCGTCGTCGCGGGCGGTGTCCCGGCCGACCTGACGGAGGTCTCGAAGGGTCTCGACGGCTACCTCGGCTTCGGGTTCCTGGCCTTCGCCGCGGTCGGTCTGGACGCGGCGTACCCGGATTTGCGGCTCGATTCGTTCCTCAACGAAACCGGCCGTCAGCAGCTCGCCGACGCGAAGAAGAACGCGTGCACAGCGGAACTGCTGCTGAACTATTCCTTCAAGAAGATCAGCGATTTCACGACGTCGAACCCGCTGGGGACACCGCAGTGGCAGGCGCGGCTCGCGCAGAACAAGCTGGGCGCGAACCCGCCGCGGGTGCCCGTGTTCCAGTACCACGCGAGCGTCGACGAAATCGTGAACACGCCGCAGGCGGAAGCGTTGCACCGGGCGTACTGCGCGGCCGGGGTCCGTGAGCAGTGGACGACCTACGTGGCCGAGCACGCCAGTGGCATTCTCGCCGGCAACGCCGACGCGCACCAATGGATCGTCAAGCGGTTCAACGGGGAACCGGCTCCGGCGAACTGCTGA
- a CDS encoding alpha/beta hydrolase, translated as MKRIAVLASSVVLLLASAVAPAQASPAVADDGAKVVQETWLDARTVDLQISSPALGTTGMVRLLVPSGWAAQPTRTWPVLYLLHGCCEPVDYRSWDQFTDVKAFTAAKDALVVMPTDGAAGMYTKWWNLGLWNTPDWDTFHTAEVRQIVERGYRGGTRRAVAGLSIGGYGAMAYAFKHPGMFGAAASYSGVPNTLYPGLPVWIIGILARAGFYNYLNLWGDAFGLKTLWTANNPYDHVDQLRGTALYVSCGNGQTGPLDPPNQADFLESTAEMSSRSFTDRLRTAGIPATVDYYGPGTHSWPYWQRALHQSWPVLAGALGLPA; from the coding sequence ATGAAGCGGATCGCCGTGCTGGCGTCTTCCGTCGTCCTCCTGCTCGCCAGTGCCGTGGCGCCGGCCCAGGCGAGCCCGGCCGTGGCCGACGACGGCGCGAAAGTCGTCCAGGAAACCTGGCTGGACGCCCGGACCGTCGACCTGCAGATCAGCTCGCCCGCACTGGGCACCACCGGGATGGTGCGGCTGCTCGTGCCGTCCGGCTGGGCGGCGCAGCCGACCCGGACCTGGCCCGTGCTGTACCTGCTGCACGGCTGCTGCGAGCCGGTCGACTACCGCTCGTGGGACCAGTTCACCGACGTCAAGGCGTTCACCGCGGCCAAGGACGCGCTGGTCGTGATGCCGACGGACGGGGCCGCGGGGATGTACACGAAGTGGTGGAACCTCGGCCTCTGGAACACCCCGGACTGGGACACCTTCCACACCGCCGAGGTGCGCCAGATCGTCGAACGCGGCTACCGCGGTGGCACGCGCCGCGCGGTCGCCGGGCTGTCGATCGGCGGGTACGGCGCGATGGCGTACGCGTTCAAGCACCCGGGGATGTTCGGCGCGGCCGCCTCCTACAGCGGGGTGCCGAACACGCTCTACCCGGGGCTCCCGGTCTGGATCATCGGCATCCTGGCGCGCGCCGGGTTCTACAACTACCTCAACCTCTGGGGCGACGCGTTCGGGTTGAAGACGCTCTGGACGGCCAACAACCCGTACGACCACGTCGACCAGCTGCGCGGCACCGCGCTCTACGTCTCTTGCGGCAACGGGCAGACCGGGCCGCTCGATCCGCCGAACCAGGCGGACTTCCTGGAGTCGACGGCGGAGATGTCGTCCCGCAGCTTCACCGACCGCCTGCGGACCGCCGGCATCCCGGCGACCGTCGACTACTACGGGCCCGGCACGCACAGCTGGCCGTACTGGCAGCGGGCCCTGCACCAGTCCTGGCCGGTCCTGGCCGGCGCGCTCGGCCTCCCGGCCTGA
- a CDS encoding acyl-CoA carboxylase subunit beta: protein MDELTPTTAFRIADLAARQDEAVRIAEKRAVDRQHAKGKLTARERIGLLLDPGSFVELDQFARHRCTEFGTDTNRPWGDGIVTGHGTVDGRQVCVFSQDFSVFGGSLGEVSGEKVLKLMDLAMTLGCPVVGINDSGGARIQEGVVSLAYYAELGRRTAHASGVVPQISMIMGPCAGGAVYAPAMTDFTVMVDDTSHMFVTGPDVVHAVTGERVTAQELGGAAVQSEVAGNAHHRAADEEDAVDWVKTLLGYLPANNLDPAPAYADDSSAGLTAADLALDRLVPDSPHQTYDMAELIAALVDDGEFTEVHGAFAANIICAFARVQGHTVGVVANQPRHQAGVLDIDASEKAARFVRFCDAFSIPLLTLADVPGYLPGTDQERAGIIRRGAKLIYAYAEATVPKVTVVVRKAYGGGYAVMGSKHLGADAVLAWPTAEIAVMGAEGAARVLYRRELAALPPEERDAAHRRLTDEYRKRHGGPYLAAERGYVDQVVTPSQTRLQVARALRALRTKRQSLPARKHGNIPL from the coding sequence ATGGACGAGCTCACCCCGACCACCGCCTTCCGGATCGCCGATCTCGCCGCCCGGCAGGACGAAGCCGTGCGGATCGCCGAAAAGCGAGCCGTCGACCGGCAGCACGCCAAAGGGAAGCTGACCGCGCGGGAACGGATCGGGCTGCTGCTCGACCCCGGGTCCTTCGTGGAGCTCGACCAGTTCGCGCGGCACCGGTGCACCGAGTTCGGGACGGACACGAACCGGCCGTGGGGCGACGGCATCGTCACCGGGCACGGCACCGTCGACGGGCGGCAGGTCTGCGTCTTCTCGCAGGACTTCAGCGTCTTCGGCGGCAGCCTCGGGGAGGTCTCCGGCGAAAAGGTCCTCAAGCTGATGGACCTGGCCATGACGCTCGGCTGCCCGGTCGTCGGGATCAACGACTCCGGCGGCGCGCGCATCCAGGAAGGCGTCGTCTCGCTGGCGTACTACGCCGAGCTCGGCCGCCGGACCGCGCACGCCTCCGGGGTCGTCCCGCAGATCTCGATGATCATGGGCCCGTGCGCCGGCGGCGCGGTCTACGCGCCCGCGATGACCGACTTCACCGTGATGGTCGACGACACCTCGCACATGTTCGTCACCGGCCCGGACGTCGTGCACGCCGTCACCGGCGAGCGCGTCACCGCGCAGGAGCTCGGCGGCGCGGCCGTGCAGAGCGAGGTCGCCGGCAACGCCCACCACCGCGCGGCCGACGAGGAGGACGCCGTCGACTGGGTCAAGACGCTGCTCGGCTACCTGCCCGCCAACAACCTCGACCCCGCGCCCGCCTACGCCGACGACAGCAGCGCCGGGCTCACCGCCGCCGACCTCGCGCTCGACCGGCTGGTGCCCGACTCGCCGCACCAGACCTACGACATGGCCGAGCTGATCGCCGCGCTGGTCGACGACGGCGAGTTCACCGAGGTGCACGGCGCTTTCGCGGCCAACATCATCTGCGCCTTCGCCCGGGTGCAGGGCCACACGGTCGGCGTCGTGGCGAACCAGCCGCGGCACCAGGCCGGCGTGCTCGACATCGACGCGTCGGAGAAGGCGGCGCGGTTCGTGCGCTTCTGCGACGCGTTCTCGATCCCGCTGCTCACCCTGGCCGATGTCCCGGGTTACCTGCCGGGCACGGATCAGGAACGCGCCGGGATCATCCGCCGCGGCGCCAAGCTGATCTACGCCTACGCCGAGGCGACCGTGCCGAAGGTGACCGTGGTGGTCCGCAAGGCCTACGGCGGCGGCTACGCCGTGATGGGCTCCAAGCACCTCGGCGCCGACGCCGTGCTGGCCTGGCCGACCGCGGAGATCGCGGTGATGGGTGCCGAAGGCGCTGCGCGCGTGCTCTACCGGCGCGAGCTGGCCGCGTTGCCGCCGGAAGAGCGCGACGCGGCCCACCGCCGGCTCACCGACGAGTACCGCAAGCGCCACGGCGGCCCCTACCTGGCCGCCGAGCGCGGGTACGTCGACCAGGTCGTGACGCCGTCGCAGACCCGCCTCCAGGTGGCGCGGGCACTGCGGGCGCTGCGCACCAAACGCCAGAGCCTGCCGGCCCGGAAACACGGGAACATCCCCCTCTGA
- a CDS encoding type I polyketide synthase, with the protein MSAPDAAAIRAWLTARLGDVDPDRPLHETGLSSRDATSLAADLGEFVGRPLAPTLVWQYPTIAALAHHLSDVDVAAAAVPLPEDGEPIAVVGLGCRLPGGIESPEAFWRFLAAGGDGIGDVPEGRWETFAPAADLAGVPARGGFLADVAGFDAGFFGITPREAEAMDPQQRILLEVVWAALEHAGIPPSSLRGSRTGVFVGLSATEYGSLTMTDVARVDVWSGTGAAASIAANRLSYLLDLRGPSLTLDTACSSSLVAVHQAVQSLRRGESELALVAGVNVLLSPGITAGFHRAGVLAADGRCKPFDAGADGIARGEGCGVVVLKPLRAARGDRVLAVIRGSAVNSDGRSNGLTAPNPEAQAALLRDAYATAGVDPSSVDYVEAHGTGTPLGDPLEAGALAAVLGERRAPERPLLIGSVKSNLGHLEGAAGITGLLKVVLAMTHRRLPPSLHFREPNPHIDFTALRVVATGTDWPRYSGTARAGVSAFGFGGTNAHVVLEEWPAAAFPPRAGAGGPQVFALSARSAEVLRARAGELAEWLEESEAPLDAVAATLAHRREHLPVRGAVVGESRGEVVEALRSLAAGTERPNVAFGASDAPNVAFGALSAPNATLGRWGERGVVFVFSGYGSQWSGMGRLLLGAEPAFRAEIEALDPVFRAEAGFSLREALEHDLPDLAATQLALFGMQLALAALWRAHDVVPAAVLGHSMGEVAAAVVAGALDVAGGLRVMAARARLLAELDERGGGAMAVVELTPAELAAFPDVTIAVYASPTQCTVSGAADRVDAVVAHAEGLGRLARRLPVGGAGHSAAVEPVLGPFRAAIAGLTPATPEIRCYSSVSDDQPTFDAEYWAANLRRPVRFSQALAAAAADGHTVFVEISPHPVALAAIEQSGVLGLPSASRRIDERTAFLTSLARLHVLGGDNLALSRPGVPAGRPQTPPVELPGPVWRHERFWPRPAVRAAGTHPLLGVHIEDPGGGHLWRGDVGIAALPWLAGHTVGDTPVFPATGFLELALAAAGPGGRVRDLELQEVLPLGEHTEVTTSLRGTELSVHTRAGSWVRHATARLATGGTPSAPFGETTGEPFDVYRALAELGQSYGPAFRGLRRVVAAPGRASASIAQPESDHPAYVLHPALADACLHALAAAVGDAEVLYLPLSMGEVLIAGDPRRGVRVDAVLQESGDGVLGSVQLVDATDAVLVEFRDVYCRPYRDAAVTRLLFEAAWQPVPLPAAPELSVPAGRVENGGRPRGPERAQRWIVLSEDDREFPGEDVRTARLGDRAELAKLLRDGEPTAVLALLGGGVEPLAGDAAERDPACGARLAGAAAERDPAHGATLAGAAAELDPVRGATLAGVVAEPDPVRGARLVETLSGVVAELAELPVAPRLWLVSDGAHAIKPGEPGDPGLAALRGLVRVLAFEHPELRVSHLDGTDRLHDEIRADGPDDEIAWRGGVRYVRRLGRPAAGDPVREPVRDGAYVITGGLGGLGLAAAKWLAARGATRLVLNSRHAADPGLGELGVDVRVVPGDIAAPGTAETLVAVAVDGGVPLRGVLHAAGVLADGAAISLDADALEAVWRPKALGAWRLHEATAGHDLDWWLVYSSAAALFGSPGQAAYATANAWADALVAWRRAHGLPAATIGWGAWGEVGAAAGAANPVLDPLGTEEALAALEFVLARDRGATGVARVDSETVLALFPRLGERPFFGLFSPPAESSTWDGLDALRSATPEAARTAIGDHLAGLVADLLGLAEVDRTVPLTRLGLDSLSAMRARGAVEQDFGVPLPIPLLLRGASLAELAGYLAEQAGFGPDAPAGGTGEVAESAGAGAGSREVAESAGAPAPVAVAPRKLAEPVVTESAGAAAPIAVGPRDPAERWVARHWRAILGTPEPSVHEPFGGDATQARRLHAAFAEHLTAVPAPARLFATPTIAAMADLLRAELEGHGGGPVRLLRDGVADPVFLFHPAGGTANVYRELARLLPEGPPVYALERLDDLTTVETKAARYAELIRGVQPHGPYRLGGWSFGGCLAYETARHLKPTELVFLIDTILPLPATGTPADELLDRFDRFAGHISRTYGVPFAVPRADLANLDEDAQLRWVMTKLAEQVPDLGEGVLKHQYESYVDARVAERYTPRRYGGRVVLLRAGQPHPLTTALDPRYLRTDDTLGWDEHCTDLEVVRVPGDHVSMIDPPHVHVLADRLGAVVR; encoded by the coding sequence ATGAGCGCGCCGGACGCCGCGGCGATCCGCGCGTGGCTCACCGCGCGGCTCGGCGACGTGGACCCCGACCGGCCGCTGCACGAAACCGGACTGTCCTCCCGGGACGCGACGAGCCTCGCGGCCGACCTCGGCGAGTTCGTCGGCCGCCCGCTGGCCCCGACCCTGGTGTGGCAGTACCCGACGATCGCCGCGCTGGCCCATCACCTGTCCGATGTGGACGTCGCTGCCGCGGCCGTACCGCTGCCCGAGGACGGCGAACCGATCGCCGTCGTCGGCCTCGGCTGCCGCCTGCCGGGCGGCATCGAGTCCCCGGAGGCGTTCTGGCGCTTCCTCGCCGCGGGCGGCGACGGCATCGGCGATGTTCCCGAAGGCCGCTGGGAGACGTTCGCCCCGGCGGCGGACCTCGCCGGTGTGCCGGCGCGCGGCGGGTTCCTCGCCGACGTCGCCGGGTTCGACGCGGGGTTCTTCGGCATCACGCCGCGGGAAGCCGAAGCGATGGACCCGCAGCAGCGGATCCTCCTGGAGGTCGTCTGGGCGGCGCTGGAGCACGCGGGCATCCCGCCGTCGAGCCTGCGCGGCAGCCGGACCGGCGTGTTCGTCGGGCTGTCGGCGACCGAGTACGGCTCGCTGACGATGACCGACGTCGCGAGGGTCGACGTCTGGTCCGGCACGGGCGCGGCGGCGAGCATCGCGGCGAACCGGCTGTCGTACCTGCTCGACCTGCGCGGGCCGAGTCTCACGCTGGACACCGCGTGTTCGTCGTCGCTGGTGGCGGTGCACCAGGCGGTGCAGAGCCTGCGCCGCGGCGAGAGCGAGCTCGCGCTGGTCGCCGGGGTGAACGTCCTGCTCTCCCCGGGCATCACGGCCGGGTTCCACCGGGCCGGCGTGCTGGCCGCGGACGGCCGCTGCAAGCCGTTCGACGCCGGAGCCGACGGCATCGCCCGCGGCGAAGGCTGCGGCGTGGTCGTGCTGAAGCCCCTGCGGGCGGCCCGCGGCGACCGGGTGCTGGCGGTGATCCGCGGCAGCGCGGTGAATTCCGACGGCCGGTCCAACGGCCTGACGGCGCCGAACCCGGAAGCCCAGGCGGCGTTGCTGCGCGACGCCTACGCCACGGCAGGCGTCGATCCGTCCTCTGTGGACTACGTCGAAGCGCACGGGACCGGGACACCGCTGGGTGACCCGCTGGAAGCGGGCGCGCTGGCGGCGGTGCTCGGGGAGCGACGGGCGCCGGAGCGTCCGTTGCTGATCGGTTCGGTGAAGAGCAACCTGGGCCACCTCGAAGGCGCGGCCGGGATCACCGGGCTGCTCAAGGTGGTGCTGGCGATGACGCACCGGCGGCTGCCGCCGAGCCTGCACTTCCGCGAGCCGAACCCGCACATCGACTTCACGGCGTTGCGCGTGGTGGCAACGGGGACGGACTGGCCGCGGTACTCGGGGACGGCGCGGGCGGGCGTGTCGGCGTTCGGCTTCGGCGGGACCAACGCGCACGTGGTGCTGGAGGAGTGGCCGGCGGCGGCGTTCCCGCCCCGGGCGGGCGCCGGTGGGCCGCAGGTGTTCGCGCTGTCGGCCCGGTCGGCGGAGGTGCTGCGGGCACGGGCGGGCGAGCTGGCGGAGTGGCTGGAGGAGAGCGAGGCACCCCTGGACGCCGTCGCGGCGACCCTGGCGCACCGGCGGGAGCACCTGCCGGTACGCGGAGCGGTGGTCGGCGAGAGCCGGGGTGAAGTGGTGGAGGCTCTGCGTTCGCTGGCGGCCGGTACCGAGCGCCCCAATGTGGCGTTCGGTGCGTCTGACGCACCCAATGTGGCGTTCGGTGCGTTGAGCGCACCCAACGCCACATTGGGGCGCTGGGGCGAGCGCGGTGTCGTCTTCGTTTTCTCGGGTTATGGCTCGCAGTGGTCCGGGATGGGCCGGCTGTTGCTGGGAGCCGAGCCCGCCTTCCGGGCCGAAATCGAGGCCCTCGACCCCGTCTTCCGCGCCGAAGCCGGGTTCTCCCTGCGCGAAGCCCTCGAACACGACCTCCCCGACCTCGCCGCGACCCAGCTCGCCCTGTTCGGGATGCAGCTCGCCCTGGCCGCCCTGTGGCGGGCGCACGACGTCGTCCCCGCAGCTGTGCTCGGGCACTCGATGGGCGAGGTCGCCGCCGCCGTCGTGGCCGGGGCGCTCGATGTCGCCGGCGGCCTCAGGGTCATGGCCGCCCGCGCCCGGCTGCTCGCCGAACTCGACGAACGCGGTGGCGGGGCCATGGCCGTCGTCGAACTCACGCCCGCCGAGCTCGCGGCCTTCCCCGACGTCACCATCGCCGTCTACGCCTCGCCGACCCAGTGCACCGTCAGCGGGGCCGCCGACCGCGTCGACGCCGTGGTCGCGCACGCCGAAGGCCTCGGCAGGCTCGCCCGCAGGCTGCCGGTCGGCGGGGCCGGGCACTCCGCCGCCGTCGAGCCGGTGCTCGGCCCGTTCCGCGCCGCGATCGCCGGGCTGACTCCCGCAACGCCCGAAATCCGGTGCTACAGCAGCGTTTCCGACGATCAGCCCACCTTCGACGCCGAGTACTGGGCGGCGAACCTGCGCCGCCCGGTGCGGTTCAGCCAGGCACTGGCCGCCGCGGCCGCCGACGGGCACACGGTCTTCGTCGAGATCTCCCCGCACCCGGTGGCCCTCGCCGCTATCGAGCAGTCCGGTGTGCTCGGCCTGCCCTCGGCGAGCCGCCGGATCGACGAGCGGACGGCGTTCCTCACCAGCCTCGCCCGGCTGCACGTGCTCGGCGGTGACAACCTCGCGCTGAGCCGTCCCGGAGTGCCGGCCGGCCGCCCGCAGACGCCGCCGGTCGAGCTGCCCGGCCCGGTCTGGCGGCACGAACGCTTCTGGCCGCGCCCGGCCGTCCGCGCCGCCGGGACGCACCCGCTGCTCGGCGTGCACATCGAGGACCCCGGCGGCGGTCACCTGTGGCGCGGTGACGTCGGGATCGCCGCGCTGCCGTGGCTGGCCGGCCACACCGTCGGGGACACCCCGGTGTTCCCGGCCACCGGGTTCCTCGAACTCGCGCTCGCCGCCGCCGGACCGGGCGGCCGCGTCCGCGACCTCGAACTGCAGGAGGTCCTTCCGCTCGGCGAACACACGGAGGTGACGACGAGCCTGCGCGGGACCGAGCTGAGCGTCCACACGCGAGCCGGATCGTGGGTCCGGCACGCCACCGCGCGACTCGCCACGGGCGGCACGCCGTCGGCACCGTTCGGGGAAACGACCGGGGAACCGTTCGACGTCTACCGCGCGCTGGCGGAGCTGGGCCAGTCCTACGGCCCGGCCTTCCGCGGCCTGCGCCGGGTGGTCGCCGCACCGGGCCGCGCGTCGGCGTCGATCGCCCAGCCGGAAAGCGACCACCCCGCGTACGTGCTGCACCCGGCACTCGCCGACGCCTGCCTGCACGCCCTGGCCGCGGCGGTCGGCGACGCGGAGGTGCTGTACCTCCCGCTCAGCATGGGCGAGGTGCTGATCGCCGGCGACCCCCGCCGCGGAGTGCGGGTGGACGCGGTCCTCCAGGAGTCCGGCGACGGCGTGCTCGGCAGCGTCCAGCTGGTCGACGCCACCGACGCGGTCCTGGTCGAGTTCCGCGACGTCTACTGCCGCCCCTACCGCGACGCGGCGGTGACGCGCCTGCTGTTCGAGGCGGCCTGGCAGCCGGTGCCGCTGCCCGCCGCGCCGGAATTGTCGGTGCCGGCCGGTAGAGTGGAAAACGGGGGGCGCCCCCGCGGGCCCGAGCGTGCGCAGCGCTGGATCGTGCTGTCCGAGGACGACCGGGAGTTCCCGGGTGAGGACGTCCGGACCGCCCGCCTCGGCGACCGTGCTGAACTCGCGAAGCTGCTGCGCGACGGGGAACCGACCGCGGTCCTCGCCCTGCTCGGTGGTGGGGTCGAGCCCCTGGCCGGCGACGCTGCCGAGCGGGACCCGGCGTGTGGCGCGAGGTTGGCCGGAGCTGCCGCTGAGCGGGACCCGGCGCATGGCGCGACGTTGGCCGGAGCTGCCGCCGAGCTCGACCCTGTGCGCGGCGCGACGTTGGCCGGAGTCGTCGCCGAACCCGACCCCGTGCGAGGCGCGAGGCTCGTCGAAACCCTGTCCGGCGTCGTCGCCGAACTGGCCGAACTCCCCGTGGCGCCGCGGTTGTGGCTGGTGAGCGATGGTGCACACGCCATCAAACCGGGAGAGCCGGGCGACCCCGGACTGGCCGCGCTGCGCGGGCTCGTGCGCGTGCTGGCCTTCGAGCACCCCGAACTGCGCGTCAGCCACCTCGACGGCACCGACCGGCTCCATGACGAGATCCGCGCCGACGGGCCGGACGACGAAATCGCCTGGCGCGGTGGCGTGCGGTACGTGCGGCGGCTGGGCCGTCCCGCTGCCGGCGACCCGGTGCGGGAGCCGGTCCGCGACGGCGCGTACGTCATCACCGGCGGCCTCGGCGGGCTGGGCCTGGCGGCCGCGAAGTGGCTGGCCGCGCGGGGCGCGACGCGGCTGGTGCTGAACAGCAGGCACGCCGCCGATCCCGGGCTCGGCGAGCTCGGCGTCGACGTCCGGGTGGTGCCGGGCGACATCGCCGCGCCGGGGACGGCCGAGACGCTGGTCGCGGTGGCCGTCGACGGGGGCGTGCCGCTGCGCGGGGTGCTGCACGCCGCCGGTGTCCTGGCCGACGGCGCCGCGATCAGTCTCGACGCCGACGCGCTCGAGGCCGTGTGGCGGCCGAAGGCGCTGGGCGCGTGGCGCCTGCACGAAGCGACCGCGGGGCACGACCTCGACTGGTGGCTGGTGTACTCGTCGGCGGCCGCGTTGTTCGGCTCGCCGGGCCAAGCGGCCTACGCGACGGCGAACGCCTGGGCCGACGCGCTGGTCGCGTGGCGCCGCGCACACGGCCTCCCGGCGGCGACGATCGGCTGGGGCGCCTGGGGCGAGGTCGGCGCGGCAGCCGGGGCGGCCAACCCGGTGCTGGACCCGCTCGGCACCGAGGAAGCGCTGGCGGCGCTGGAGTTCGTGCTGGCACGCGACCGCGGCGCGACCGGCGTGGCCCGGGTGGACTCGGAGACGGTGCTCGCGCTGTTCCCACGGCTGGGGGAGCGGCCGTTCTTCGGCCTGTTCTCCCCGCCGGCGGAATCGTCCACATGGGACGGATTGGACGCCCTGCGTTCGGCGACACCGGAAGCTGCCCGCACGGCGATCGGCGATCACCTGGCGGGGCTGGTCGCGGACCTGCTGGGCTTGGCGGAGGTCGACCGGACGGTGCCGTTGACGCGGCTGGGGCTGGATTCGCTGTCGGCGATGCGGGCGCGCGGTGCGGTGGAACAGGACTTCGGGGTGCCGCTGCCGATTCCGTTGCTGCTGCGGGGGGCGAGCTTGGCCGAGCTGGCCGGGTACCTTGCCGAGCAGGCCGGGTTCGGGCCGGACGCGCCGGCCGGCGGGACGGGGGAGGTTGCCGAGTCGGCCGGAGCTGGTGCCGGGTCGCGGGAAGTCGCCGAGTCGGCCGGAGCTCCTGCACCTGTCGCCGTCGCGCCGCGGAAGCTCGCCGAGCCCGTGGTCACCGAGTCGGCTGGAGCTGCTGCACCGATTGCCGTCGGACCGCGGGATCCCGCCGAGCGCTGGGTCGCCCGGCACTGGCGCGCCATCCTCGGCACCCCCGAACCGAGCGTCCACGAGCCCTTCGGCGGCGACGCCACCCAAGCCCGCCGGCTGCACGCCGCCTTCGCCGAACACCTCACCGCCGTCCCCGCACCGGCCCGGCTCTTCGCCACCCCCACCATCGCCGCCATGGCCGATCTCCTGCGGGCGGAACTCGAAGGCCACGGGGGTGGTCCCGTGCGGCTCCTGCGTGACGGTGTCGCCGATCCCGTCTTCCTCTTCCACCCGGCCGGCGGCACCGCCAACGTCTACCGCGAACTCGCCCGGTTGCTCCCGGAAGGCCCGCCGGTCTACGCGCTCGAACGGCTCGACGACCTGACCACCGTCGAAACCAAAGCCGCCCGGTACGCCGAGCTGATCCGGGGCGTCCAGCCCCACGGTCCCTACCGGCTGGGCGGCTGGTCGTTCGGCGGCTGCCTCGCCTACGAGACCGCGCGCCACCTGAAACCCACCGAACTCGTCTTCCTCATCGACACCATCCTGCCGCTGCCCGCCACCGGCACGCCGGCCGACGAACTGCTCGACCGCTTCGACCGGTTCGCCGGCCACATCTCCCGCACCTACGGCGTCCCGTTCGCGGTGCCCCGCGCCGACCTCGCGAACCTGGACGAGGACGCGCAGCTCCGCTGGGTGATGACCAAGCTGGCCGAGCAGGTGCCGGACCTCGGCGAAGGCGTGCTCAAACACCAATACGAGTCCTATGTGGACGCCCGGGTGGCGGAACGCTACACACCGCGGCGCTACGGCGGACGTGTCGTCCTGCTGCGGGCCGGACAACCCCACCCGCTCACCACCGCGCTGGACCCCCGCTACCTGCGCACCGACGACACCCTCGGCTGGGACGAACACTGCACGGACCTCGAAGTCGTGCGGGTCCCGGGTGACCACGTCTCGATGATCGACCCGCCGCACGTGCACGTGCTGGCCGACCGGCTCGGGGCGGTGGTGCGGTGA